One genomic window of Punica granatum isolate Tunisia-2019 chromosome 1, ASM765513v2, whole genome shotgun sequence includes the following:
- the LOC116193938 gene encoding disease resistance response protein 206-like translates to MVVKGIRFALSFFFFALLLIFDTSAGHGGKIQARIPCKHLVFYFHDVIYNGANAKNATSAIVGAPAWGNMTILAGQSHFGDLVVFDDPITLDNNLHSTPVGRAQGFYIYDRKEIFTAWLGFSFVFNSTEHKGSINFAGADPLMNETRDVSVIGGTGDFFMARGVATLMTDAFEGEVYFRLRTDIKLYECW, encoded by the coding sequence ATGGTCGTTAAAGGAATAAGATTTgctctttccttcttcttctttgccCTCCTCCTCATCTTTGACACGTCTGCGGGTCATGGTGGCAAGATCCAAGCACGCATCCCGTGCAAGCACCTTGTGTTCTACTTCCATGACGTAATCTACAATGGCGCAAATGCAAAGAATGCCACCTCGGCCATTGTCGGGGCGCCGGCCTGGGGCAACATGACGATCCTGGCTGGCCAGAGCCACTTCGGTGACCTTGTCGTGTTTGATGACCCGATAACCCTGGACAACAACCTGCACTCGACCCCAGTGGGCCGGGCCCAGGGATTCTACATCTATGACCGGAAGGAGATCTTCACGGCATGGCTTGGGTTCTCATTCGTTTTCAACTCCACCGAGCACAAGGGGAGCATCAACTTCGCGGGAGCAGACCCGCTGATGAACGAGACTAGGGATGTGTCTGTTATTGGCGGGACGGGAGACTTCTTCATGGCCAGAGGAGTGGCTACTCTCATGACCGATGCATTCGAAGGCGAAGTCTACTTCCGACTCCGGACCGACATTAAGTTGTACGAGTGCTGGTAA
- the LOC116213925 gene encoding GDT1-like protein 1, chloroplastic isoform X2 translates to MRSFALSESVLSSHFLPRPPRSLPSQHPFSLAPSDEQISRLSFRHSSSISSWRRQWFDSTVEDRFSRFIPSASRLGDGPETHHIDCLREDECGVTYELPEKTLERKWFAAIENLTSSNPSFCGLLKFSTLVGFLALQGSGPAIASSDIASGLQSLPFLGDLGDISTGFTSAFLLIFFSELGDKTFFIAALLAARNSAAVVFAGTFGALAAMTVVSVVLGRTFHYVDELLPFRFGETDLPVDDIAAVCLLVYFGISTLLDATSNDSPKSEDEQKEAELAVSKFSGNGAGILAAANTVISTFVLVFVAEWGDKSFFSTIALAAASSPLGVIGGALAGHGLATLVSLLLTRPGFPQNLFPTCCAGGFFARNALV, encoded by the exons ATGCGAAGCTTTGCGCTCTCGGAGAGCGTCCTGAGCTCACATTTCCTCCCTAGACCTCCCCGCTCCCTCCCCTCTCAGCACCCCTTCTCCCTCGCTCCCTCCGATGAGCAGATTTCACGCCTCTCTTTCCGTCACTCGAGCTCCATTTCTTCCTGGAG GAGACAGTGGTTTGACAGCACAGTGGAAGACCGGTTCAGTCGCTTTATTCCTTCGGCTTCCCGGCTCGGTGATGGCCCC GAGACTCATCACATTGATTGCCTGAGGGAAGATGAATGTGGTGTAACGTATGAGTTACCCGAGAAGACCTTGGAGAGAAAATGGTTTGCTGCAATAGAAAATTTGACTTCTTCCAACCCATCGTTCTGTGGTTTGCTGAAGTTCTCGACACTCGTCGGGTTCCTTGCTCTTCAAGGTTCTGGGCCAGCCATTGCCAGTTCGGATATTGCGAGTGGCCTGCAGTCGCTTCCTTTTCTTGGGGACCTCGGTGATATTAGCACAGGTTTTACCTCA GCTTTCTTGCTCATATTTTTCTCTGAGCTAGGTGATAAGACCTTTTTCATCGCG GCTCTATTAGCAGCAAGGAACTCTGCAGCTGTTGTTTTTGCCGGGACTTTTGGTGCACTTGc GGCAATGACAGTAGTGTCTGTTGTTCTCGGGAGAACATTTCACTATGTTGATGAGCTCCTTCCTTTCAG GTTCGGTGAGACTGATTTGCCTGTTGATGATATTGCTGCAGTCTGTCTCTTG GTCTATTTTGGCATCTCCACACTGCTCGATGCCACCTCGAATGATAGTCCAAAATCAGAGGATGAACAAAAGGAG GCTGAGCTAGCCGTTTCCAAATTTTCCGGAAATGGTGCGGGAATCTTAGCTGCTGCCAACACCGTCATTAGCACTTTCGTATTAGTTTTTGTCGCCGAATGGGGCGATAAATCATTCTTCTCCACAATAG CCCTTGCTGCCGCCTCTTCACCTCTAGGAGTCATTGGAGGAGCATTGGCAGGGCACGGCTTAGCAACCCTCGTAAGCTTGCTTCTAACTCGACCAGGATTTCCGCAAAACCTTTTTCCAA CTTGCTGTGCTGGGGGGTTCTTTGCTAGGAACGCTCTTGTCTGA
- the LOC116213925 gene encoding GDT1-like protein 1, chloroplastic isoform X1, giving the protein MRSFALSESVLSSHFLPRPPRSLPSQHPFSLAPSDEQISRLSFRHSSSISSWRRQWFDSTVEDRFSRFIPSASRLGDGPETHHIDCLREDECGVTYELPEKTLERKWFAAIENLTSSNPSFCGLLKFSTLVGFLALQGSGPAIASSDIASGLQSLPFLGDLGDISTGFTSAFLLIFFSELGDKTFFIAALLAARNSAAVVFAGTFGALAAMTVVSVVLGRTFHYVDELLPFRFGETDLPVDDIAAVCLLVYFGISTLLDATSNDSPKSEDEQKEAELAVSKFSGNGAGILAAANTVISTFVLVFVAEWGDKSFFSTIALAAASSPLGVIGGALAGHGLATLLAVLGGSLLGTLLSEKAISYIGGVLFLVFAAVTLVEIVS; this is encoded by the exons ATGCGAAGCTTTGCGCTCTCGGAGAGCGTCCTGAGCTCACATTTCCTCCCTAGACCTCCCCGCTCCCTCCCCTCTCAGCACCCCTTCTCCCTCGCTCCCTCCGATGAGCAGATTTCACGCCTCTCTTTCCGTCACTCGAGCTCCATTTCTTCCTGGAG GAGACAGTGGTTTGACAGCACAGTGGAAGACCGGTTCAGTCGCTTTATTCCTTCGGCTTCCCGGCTCGGTGATGGCCCC GAGACTCATCACATTGATTGCCTGAGGGAAGATGAATGTGGTGTAACGTATGAGTTACCCGAGAAGACCTTGGAGAGAAAATGGTTTGCTGCAATAGAAAATTTGACTTCTTCCAACCCATCGTTCTGTGGTTTGCTGAAGTTCTCGACACTCGTCGGGTTCCTTGCTCTTCAAGGTTCTGGGCCAGCCATTGCCAGTTCGGATATTGCGAGTGGCCTGCAGTCGCTTCCTTTTCTTGGGGACCTCGGTGATATTAGCACAGGTTTTACCTCA GCTTTCTTGCTCATATTTTTCTCTGAGCTAGGTGATAAGACCTTTTTCATCGCG GCTCTATTAGCAGCAAGGAACTCTGCAGCTGTTGTTTTTGCCGGGACTTTTGGTGCACTTGc GGCAATGACAGTAGTGTCTGTTGTTCTCGGGAGAACATTTCACTATGTTGATGAGCTCCTTCCTTTCAG GTTCGGTGAGACTGATTTGCCTGTTGATGATATTGCTGCAGTCTGTCTCTTG GTCTATTTTGGCATCTCCACACTGCTCGATGCCACCTCGAATGATAGTCCAAAATCAGAGGATGAACAAAAGGAG GCTGAGCTAGCCGTTTCCAAATTTTCCGGAAATGGTGCGGGAATCTTAGCTGCTGCCAACACCGTCATTAGCACTTTCGTATTAGTTTTTGTCGCCGAATGGGGCGATAAATCATTCTTCTCCACAATAG CCCTTGCTGCCGCCTCTTCACCTCTAGGAGTCATTGGAGGAGCATTGGCAGGGCACGGCTTAGCAACCCTC CTTGCTGTGCTGGGGGGTTCTTTGCTAGGAACGCTCTTGTCTGAGAAG GCGATATCTTACATCGGAGGAGTCCTTTTCCTGGTCTTTGCAGCCGTCACACTAGTCGAGATAGTAAGCTAG
- the LOC116213917 gene encoding dihydrolipoyllysine-residue acetyltransferase component 3 of pyruvate dehydrogenase complex, mitochondrial-like → MTYAYHVINHSRKLRNVAALLRQEHSASIRWFSNSTRTLVCRNEDTVGIHQHGYVSAQRQFVSRHATYSTMSLSTFKKNECGVMVGKMDRSISFSLLNRSHKHLSRGYSSDSGLPPHQEIGMPSLSPTMTEGNIARWLKKEGEKVTPGEVLCEVETDKATVEMECMEEGYLAKIIKGDGSKEIKVGEVIAITVEEEEDIEKFKDYTPSASDAKPVATPEPAPPKPEVAQEPPSAPAPESKVSEPGSAPAGDRIFASPLARKLAEDNNVKISSIKGTGPDGLIVKADVEDYLASRGKEVPAGAPKTKVGAAPDLDYTDIPHSQIRKITASRLLFSKQTIPHYYLTVDTCVDRLMELRSQLNQLQESSGGKRISVNDLVIKAAALALRKVPQCNSSWTDDYIRQYHNVNINVAVQTDNGLYVPVIRDADKKGLSKISEEVKNLAQKAKDNSLKPEDYEGGTFTVSNLGGPFGVKQFCAIINPPQAGILAVGSAEKKVVPGAGSDQYKFASFMSVTLSCDHRVIDGAIGAEWLKAFKGYIENPESMLL, encoded by the exons ATGACGTACGCTTACCATGTTATCAATCACTCTAGAAAG TTGCGAAATGTTGCTGCCCTACTAAGACAAGAGCATTCTGCTTCAATTAGGTGGTTTTCAAATAGCACTCGTACATTGGTCTGTAGAAATGAAG ATACTGTGGGAATTCATCAACATGGTTATGTATCTGCACAGAGACAGTTTGTTTCTAGGCATGCCACTTATAGCACT ATGTCATTATCCACATTTAAGAAGAATGAATGTGGGGTGATGGTGGGAAAAATGGATAGGTCGATTTCATTTTCACTTTTGAACAG GTCACACAAGCATTTGAGTAGGGGTTATTCTTCTGACTCAG GCCTCCCTCCACATCAAGAAATTGGGATGCCTTCACTTTCACCTACAATGACAGAG GGTAATATTGCAAGATGGTTGAAAAAAGAGGGCGAGAAGGTTACTCCCGGCGAAGTTCTCTGCGAAGTGGAGACA GATAAGGCGACGGTGGAGATGGAGTGCATGGAAGAAGGCTATCTTGCCAAGATAATAAAGGGTGATGGGTCCAAAGAAATTAAAGTTGGTGAG GTCATTGCTATCACTgttgaagaggaagaggatatAGAGAAGTTTAAAGATTATACCCCCTCAGCATCAGATGCAAAGCCTGTAGCTACACCCGAACCTGCCCCTCCCAAACCTGAAGTGGCCCAGGAACCTCCAAGTGCGCCAGCACCAGAATCAAAAGTTTCCGAACCCGGTTCTGCTCCTGCTGGGGATCGTATATTTGCTAGTCCTCTTGCCCGAAAATTGGCTGAAGATAATAAT GTTAAAATTTCAAGTATTAAAGGAACAGGGCCTGATGGACTCATTGTGAAGGCTGATGTTGAAGATTATTTGG CTTCACGTGGTAAGGAAGTACCGGCTGGAGCTCCTAAGACTAAGGTTGGAGCAGCTCCAGACTTGGATTATACAGATATCCCACATTCACAAATCAGAAAG ATCACTGCTTCGCGGTTGTTGTTCTCAAAGCAAACTATACCCCATTATTACTTGACAGTGGATACATGTGTCGACAGACTTATGGA ATTGCGTAGCCAGCTAAATCAATTACAAGAGAGCTCTGGTGGTAAGCGGATATCAGTCAATGATCTGGTCATAAAG GCTGCTGCTTTGGCTCTTCGTAAAGTTCCTCAATGTAACAGTTCATGGACTGATGACTACATCCGCCA GTATCACAATGTAAATATCAATGTTGCTGTGCAAACAGATAATGGGCTATATGTCCCTGTTATAAGG GATGCAGACAAAAAAGGTTTATCTAAGATTTCCGAAGAGGTCAAGAACTTGGCACAAAAAGCTAAGGATAACAGCTTGAAACCTGAGGATTATGAG GGAGGCACATTTACAGTATCCAACTTGGGAGGCCCGTTTGGTGTAAAACAATTCTGTGCTATCATTAACCCTCCTCAAGCGGGCATTCTTGCTGTTGGGTCAG CGGAGAAGAAAGTTGTACCAGGTGCAGGATCTGACCAGTACAAGTTCGCATCCTTCATGTCGGTGACTCTAAGTTGCGATCATCGTGTAATAGATG GTGCTATAGGTGCGGAGTGGTTGAAGGCATTCAAGGGCTACATCGAGAATCCTGAGTCTATGCTGCTCTAA